From Humibacter ginsenosidimutans, a single genomic window includes:
- the dnaE gene encoding DNA polymerase III subunit alpha — protein sequence MLDGAAKIGPLMEAAVGYGMPAIAVTDHGNMFAAFEFWRAATAAGIKPIIGTEAYLTPGTHRSDRTRVRWGNGGEDDVSGSGAYTHMTMLAQTTEGMHNLFKMSSLASIEGYYFKPRMDRELLEKYAKGIIATTGCPSGEVQTRLRLGQYDEAVKAAADYRDIFGKDNFFVELMEHGLGLESRVRKDLLRLAKDLDLRLVATNDLHYTHAEDAKSHAALLCVQSGSTLNDPKRFQLEPEGEYYLKSPQEMRDLFRELPEACDNTLEIAERCQIDFELSTGKYMPKFPVPEGESEESWFIKEVNTGLEKRYPDGVPEKVRAQADYEIGIITQMGFPGYFLVVADFINWSKNNGIRVGPGRGSGAGSMAAYAMRITDLDPLEHGLIFERFLNPDRVSMPDFDVDFDDRRRLEAVKYVTEKYGAERVSQIVTYGTIKAKQALKDAGRVLGFPFSMGEKLTKAMPPAVMGKDIPLYQVFDKDSPRYKEAVELRAVVEADPEAKTVFDTALGLEGLKRQWGVHAAGVIMSSDPIDGVIPIMKREQDGQIVTQFDYPAAESLGLIKMDFLGLRNLTIISDALDNIKANQGFELDLEGLPLDDRDAYDLLTRGDTLGVFQLDGGPMRALLRQMKPDNFEDISALIALYRPGPMGANSHINYALRKNGLQPITPIHPELEEPLQDILNTSYGLIIYQEQVMAIAQKVAGFSLGQADILRRAMGKKKKSELDKQQAGFFGGMQERGYSQAAIDKLWEILLPFSDYAFNKAHSAAYGVVSYWTAYLKAHYPAEYMAALLTSVGDSKDKMALYLNECRRMGIRVLPPDVNESIGFFAAVGDDVRFGLGAVRNVGGNVVDGIRHARDEKGRFESFHDYLKKVPLHVANKRTTESLIKAGAFDSFGAARRALLEIHEAAVESVVNDKRVEATGQAGFDFDMLLADAPDTAPVSLVPDRPEWDKRQKLAFEREMLGLYVSDHPLAGLELELAKQASTSIADLMASESTQDGDTVTIAGLVTGVQHRVAKQSGNQYGMITVEDFGGEITVMFMGKAYQEFGPALTADSIVVVRGRVSMRDDGMNLHAYSLFTPDLGAATEGPSGPLVITMPDQRATTDVVQSLGDMLIRHAGEGEVRLKLVKGSTARVFELPYRVSVSPDLYGELKGLLGPACLV from the coding sequence ATGCTCGACGGGGCGGCGAAGATCGGTCCGCTGATGGAGGCCGCCGTCGGTTACGGCATGCCGGCGATCGCCGTGACCGATCACGGCAACATGTTCGCCGCGTTCGAGTTCTGGCGTGCCGCCACAGCGGCGGGCATCAAGCCCATCATCGGCACGGAGGCGTACCTCACCCCCGGCACGCACCGCAGCGACAGAACCCGGGTCCGCTGGGGAAATGGCGGCGAAGACGATGTGTCGGGCAGCGGTGCGTACACGCACATGACCATGCTCGCCCAGACGACAGAAGGCATGCACAACCTCTTCAAGATGTCGTCGTTGGCGTCGATCGAGGGCTACTACTTCAAGCCGCGCATGGATCGCGAACTGTTGGAGAAGTACGCGAAGGGCATCATCGCCACGACGGGATGCCCGAGCGGCGAGGTGCAGACCCGCCTGCGTCTCGGACAGTACGACGAGGCGGTCAAGGCGGCGGCGGACTACCGCGACATCTTCGGCAAAGACAACTTCTTCGTCGAGCTCATGGAGCACGGCCTAGGACTCGAGTCCCGGGTGCGCAAAGACCTGTTGCGCCTCGCCAAGGACCTCGACCTGCGTCTCGTCGCCACCAACGACCTGCACTACACGCACGCCGAAGACGCCAAGTCGCACGCCGCGCTGCTGTGCGTGCAGTCGGGGTCGACGCTGAACGACCCGAAGCGGTTCCAGCTGGAGCCCGAGGGCGAGTACTACCTGAAGTCGCCGCAGGAGATGCGCGACCTCTTCAGGGAGCTGCCGGAGGCGTGCGACAACACGCTGGAGATCGCCGAGCGCTGCCAGATCGATTTCGAGCTCTCCACCGGCAAGTACATGCCGAAGTTCCCTGTCCCCGAAGGGGAGAGCGAAGAGAGCTGGTTCATCAAAGAGGTCAACACGGGCCTCGAGAAGCGCTACCCGGACGGTGTCCCGGAGAAGGTGCGGGCGCAGGCCGACTACGAGATCGGGATCATCACCCAGATGGGGTTCCCCGGCTACTTCCTCGTGGTCGCGGACTTCATCAACTGGTCGAAGAACAACGGCATCAGGGTCGGGCCAGGTCGTGGGTCGGGTGCGGGCTCGATGGCGGCGTACGCCATGCGCATCACCGATCTCGACCCGCTCGAGCACGGTCTCATCTTCGAGCGCTTCCTCAACCCTGATCGTGTCTCGATGCCCGACTTCGACGTCGATTTCGACGACCGCAGGCGTCTCGAGGCGGTCAAGTATGTGACCGAGAAGTACGGCGCGGAGCGGGTGTCCCAGATCGTCACCTACGGAACCATCAAGGCGAAGCAGGCGCTCAAGGACGCGGGCCGTGTGCTCGGCTTCCCGTTCTCGATGGGGGAGAAGCTCACCAAGGCGATGCCGCCCGCGGTGATGGGCAAGGACATCCCGCTCTACCAGGTCTTCGACAAGGACAGCCCCCGCTACAAGGAGGCCGTGGAGCTGCGCGCGGTCGTCGAGGCCGACCCCGAGGCGAAGACCGTGTTCGACACGGCGCTCGGGCTCGAGGGACTGAAGCGGCAATGGGGTGTCCACGCCGCAGGCGTGATCATGTCGTCGGACCCGATCGACGGCGTCATCCCGATCATGAAGCGCGAGCAGGACGGCCAGATCGTCACCCAGTTCGACTATCCGGCGGCCGAGTCGCTCGGCCTCATCAAGATGGACTTCCTCGGGCTGCGCAACCTGACGATCATCAGTGACGCGCTCGACAACATCAAGGCGAACCAAGGCTTCGAGCTCGACCTCGAGGGGCTGCCACTCGACGACCGAGATGCCTACGACCTGCTCACCCGTGGAGACACTCTCGGCGTGTTCCAGCTCGACGGTGGTCCGATGCGCGCCCTGCTGCGCCAGATGAAGCCCGACAACTTCGAGGACATCTCCGCACTCATCGCGCTGTACCGACCGGGACCGATGGGCGCGAACTCGCACATCAACTACGCGCTGCGCAAGAACGGGCTGCAGCCCATCACACCCATCCATCCCGAGCTCGAAGAGCCGCTGCAAGACATCCTCAACACCAGCTACGGCCTGATCATCTATCAGGAGCAGGTCATGGCGATCGCGCAGAAGGTGGCGGGATTCTCGCTCGGCCAGGCAGACATCCTGCGCCGTGCCATGGGCAAGAAGAAGAAATCGGAGCTCGACAAGCAGCAGGCCGGATTCTTCGGCGGCATGCAGGAGCGCGGCTATTCGCAGGCCGCCATCGACAAGCTCTGGGAGATTTTGCTCCCGTTCTCGGATTACGCGTTCAACAAAGCGCACTCCGCGGCCTACGGCGTCGTCTCGTACTGGACCGCGTACCTCAAGGCCCACTATCCCGCCGAGTACATGGCGGCGCTGCTCACGAGCGTCGGCGACTCCAAAGACAAGATGGCGCTGTACCTCAACGAGTGTCGCCGCATGGGAATCCGGGTGCTGCCGCCTGATGTGAACGAGTCGATCGGCTTCTTCGCGGCGGTCGGCGACGACGTGCGGTTCGGCCTCGGGGCGGTGCGCAACGTGGGCGGCAACGTCGTCGACGGCATCCGCCACGCACGCGACGAGAAGGGGCGCTTCGAGTCGTTCCACGATTACCTCAAGAAGGTGCCGCTGCACGTGGCGAACAAGCGCACCACCGAGTCGCTCATCAAGGCCGGAGCGTTCGACTCGTTCGGCGCAGCGCGCCGCGCCCTGCTGGAGATCCACGAGGCGGCTGTGGAATCGGTCGTCAACGACAAACGGGTCGAGGCGACGGGGCAGGCGGGTTTTGACTTCGACATGCTGCTCGCCGATGCTCCGGACACGGCGCCGGTGTCGCTCGTGCCGGATCGCCCCGAATGGGACAAGCGACAGAAGCTCGCCTTCGAACGCGAGATGCTCGGTCTCTACGTGTCCGACCACCCGTTGGCGGGCCTTGAGCTGGAGCTCGCGAAACAGGCGAGCACGTCGATCGCCGACCTGATGGCCTCGGAGAGCACCCAGGACGGCGACACCGTGACGATCGCCGGACTCGTGACGGGCGTACAGCACAGGGTGGCGAAGCAGTCCGGCAATCAATACGGCATGATCACGGTCGAGGATTTCGGTGGTGAGATCACCGTCATGTTCATGGGCAAGGCCTACCAGGAGTTCGGTCCGGCGTTGACAGCCGATTCGATCGTCGTGGTGCGGGGCCGGGTCAGCATGCGCGACGACGGCATGAACCTGCACGCCTACAGCCTCTTCACCCCCGACCTGGGCGCCGCTACCGAGGGGCCCTCCGGCCCTCTGGTCATCACCATGCCGGATCAGCGCGCGACGACCGATGTCGTGCAGAGCCTCGGCGACATGCTGATCAGACACGCGGGCGAGGGCGAGGTGCGGTTGAAGCTGGTCAAGGGGTCGACGGCGCGCGTCTTCGAGCTGCCTTATCGGGTGTCGGTATCGCCGGATCTGTACGGCGAGCTCAAGGGTCTGCTCGGGCCCGCCTGTCTGGTCTGA
- the hisD gene encoding histidinol dehydrogenase: protein MRTIDLRGRSLDDRALRLAVPRPVIDISRASDSAASLIAEVRDRGLAALLEQAERFDGARPTQVRVAPEHIAAAVDSLSVEVRDALERSIQRVRAASSAQVPPPAITTLGDGAVVEQRWEPVNRAGLYVPGGKAPLASSVVMNAIPALVAGVPSVALASPAQREHEGGVHPTILGAAGLVGIDEVYAIGGAGAIAALAYGVPELGLEPVDVITGPGNIYVAAAKRLVRGIVGIDSEAGTTEILVIADESADPRLIAADLLSQAEHDEAAASLLVTDSEELIVAVQRELDVLVAATRNGGRAATALDGPQSAFILVDDEATAIRVSDAYAPEHLELQTADPERTLAGIHNAGAIFMGPSSPVSLGDYLAGSNHVLPTGGAARYSAGLGAATFLRSQQIIRYDERGLADVSTAVVALANAEQLPAHGEAVAARGAASLRPID, encoded by the coding sequence ATGCGAACCATCGACCTCAGAGGACGCTCGCTCGACGACCGAGCACTGCGCTTGGCCGTGCCCCGACCGGTGATCGACATCAGCAGGGCGTCGGATTCCGCGGCGAGCCTCATCGCCGAGGTGCGCGACCGAGGTCTGGCGGCTCTGCTCGAGCAGGCCGAACGGTTCGACGGGGCTCGTCCGACGCAGGTTCGCGTCGCTCCCGAGCACATCGCGGCGGCGGTCGACTCGTTGTCCGTCGAGGTGAGAGATGCGCTCGAGCGCTCGATCCAGCGGGTGCGTGCCGCCAGCTCCGCGCAGGTGCCGCCGCCCGCAATCACGACGCTCGGCGACGGTGCCGTGGTCGAGCAACGCTGGGAACCCGTGAACAGGGCCGGCCTCTACGTTCCGGGCGGCAAGGCGCCGCTCGCGTCGAGCGTGGTCATGAACGCCATCCCTGCCCTCGTCGCCGGCGTTCCGTCCGTGGCACTCGCCAGCCCCGCCCAGCGCGAGCACGAAGGGGGAGTGCACCCGACCATCCTGGGTGCGGCGGGACTCGTCGGCATCGACGAGGTCTATGCGATCGGTGGCGCAGGCGCCATCGCGGCACTGGCGTACGGGGTCCCCGAACTCGGACTCGAGCCCGTCGACGTCATCACCGGCCCAGGCAACATCTACGTCGCCGCGGCGAAGCGGCTGGTGCGGGGGATCGTCGGGATCGATTCGGAAGCGGGCACGACCGAGATCCTCGTGATCGCCGACGAGAGCGCCGATCCGCGCTTGATCGCCGCCGATCTGCTGAGCCAGGCGGAACACGACGAGGCGGCGGCATCGCTGCTCGTCACCGACTCGGAGGAACTCATCGTCGCCGTGCAGCGTGAGCTCGACGTGTTGGTGGCGGCGACGCGCAACGGTGGTCGGGCGGCGACCGCGCTCGACGGACCGCAGTCGGCGTTCATCCTGGTGGATGACGAGGCGACGGCGATCCGAGTCAGCGACGCGTACGCGCCGGAGCATCTCGAGCTGCAGACGGCCGACCCGGAGCGCACGCTCGCGGGCATCCACAACGCCGGAGCCATCTTCATGGGGCCGTCCTCGCCCGTGAGCCTCGGCGATTACCTGGCCGGCTCGAACCACGTGCTGCCCACCGGGGGAGCCGCGCGCTATTCGGCAGGGCTCGGGGCGGCGACGTTCCTCCGCTCGCAGCAGATCATCCGCTATGACGAGCGCGGCCTCGCCGACGTCTCCACCGCTGTCGTCGCACTGGCGAACGCCGAGCAGCTGCCCGCCCACGGTGAGGCGGTGGCCGCTCGCGGCGCAGCATCCCTTCGTCCGATTGACTAG
- the nrdR gene encoding transcriptional regulator NrdR, whose translation MFCPFCRHPDSRVIDSRTSDDGLSIRRRRQCPECGRRFSTIETASLNVIKRSGVVEPFSREKIMSGVRKACQGRPVTDSDLAVLAQKVEESVRATGVSQIDANEIGLAVLPPLRELDEVAYLRFASVYQAFDSLEDFEDAITTLRDEHSTRGGVAE comes from the coding sequence ATGTTCTGTCCGTTCTGTCGCCACCCCGACTCTCGGGTCATCGACTCGCGCACGTCGGACGACGGCCTCTCCATTCGCCGTAGACGGCAGTGCCCGGAGTGCGGTCGTCGATTCTCCACCATCGAGACCGCCAGCCTCAATGTGATCAAGCGCAGCGGCGTCGTCGAGCCGTTCAGCCGCGAAAAGATCATGTCTGGTGTGCGCAAGGCATGTCAGGGCAGGCCCGTGACCGACTCCGATCTCGCGGTGCTTGCACAGAAGGTGGAGGAATCGGTGCGGGCGACGGGTGTATCCCAGATCGACGCGAACGAGATCGGCCTCGCGGTGCTGCCGCCGCTGCGCGAGCTCGATGAGGTGGCCTATCTTCGTTTCGCCAGCGTGTACCAGGCGTTCGACTCTCTCGAGGACTTCGAGGATGCCATCACCACGCTGCGAGACGAACACAGCACGCGAGGCGGCGTGGCCGAGTAG
- a CDS encoding quinone-dependent dihydroorotate dehydrogenase encodes MYRILFNLVFRRMDPERAHHLAFLAIRMIPMLGLRRLVRRFTQPRRDTSVTTLGLRFPTPFGVAAGFDKNATAILGLGSLGFGHVEVGTVTAIPQPGNPRPRLFRLIPDRAIVNRMGFNNEGATAAAARVAKVRRVRGRPIVGINIGKSRVVDVADAVADYRTSARAAAPVADYLVVNVSSPNTPGLRDLQALESLRPLLSAVREEVGAKPLLVKIAPDLADDDIVTIADLVIELGLDGIIATNTTISREGLFTDQQTVTAAGAGGLSGAPLAARSLDVLRLLRAHVPPELCVISVGGVETAQDVRDRLDAGATLVQGYTAFIYRGPFWARAINRGLDRLPASV; translated from the coding sequence ATGTATCGCATCCTGTTCAACCTCGTCTTCCGTCGCATGGACCCAGAGCGGGCCCACCACCTCGCGTTCCTGGCGATCCGCATGATCCCGATGCTCGGCCTTCGGCGGCTGGTCCGGCGGTTCACTCAGCCGCGGCGTGACACATCGGTCACGACCCTCGGCCTGAGATTTCCGACCCCGTTCGGTGTCGCGGCGGGCTTCGACAAGAATGCGACAGCCATCCTCGGGCTCGGCTCTCTCGGATTCGGGCACGTCGAGGTCGGAACGGTCACGGCCATCCCGCAGCCCGGAAATCCGCGCCCCAGGTTGTTCCGACTCATCCCCGATCGCGCCATCGTCAATCGCATGGGGTTCAACAACGAGGGTGCCACCGCGGCGGCGGCCAGGGTCGCCAAGGTTCGTCGAGTGCGGGGTCGTCCCATCGTCGGCATCAACATCGGCAAGTCACGGGTCGTCGACGTGGCGGATGCCGTCGCCGACTACCGGACGTCGGCGCGGGCCGCGGCGCCCGTCGCCGACTATCTCGTGGTGAACGTCAGCTCCCCGAACACGCCTGGCCTGCGCGATCTGCAGGCCTTGGAGTCCCTGCGCCCTCTTCTCTCCGCAGTGCGAGAAGAAGTGGGAGCCAAGCCGCTCCTCGTCAAGATCGCCCCCGACCTGGCCGACGACGACATCGTCACGATCGCCGACCTCGTCATCGAGCTCGGGCTCGACGGCATCATCGCGACCAACACGACCATCTCGCGCGAGGGACTGTTCACCGATCAGCAGACCGTCACGGCAGCCGGCGCCGGAGGCCTCTCGGGAGCGCCGCTGGCCGCTCGATCGCTCGACGTGCTCCGCTTGTTGCGCGCACACGTGCCGCCCGAGCTCTGCGTCATCTCGGTCGGCGGCGTCGAGACCGCGCAAGACGTGCGCGATCGGTTGGATGCCGGCGCCACCCTCGTGCAGGGCTACACGGCGTTCATCTACCGAGGGCCGTTCTGGGCGCGCGCCATCAACAGAGGGCTCGACCGCCTGCCCGCGTCCGTCTGA
- a CDS encoding ribonuclease HI family protein, giving the protein MTITAAADGSALGNPGPAGWAWYVDDSTWAAGGWPHGTNNQGELMAVIDLLESTADEDDDLVILCDSQYVINAVTKWMPGWKRKGWRKADGSPVQNLDLLKRLDDALVGRSYAFEWVRGHTGHELNEAADTRARAAATAYQKKSLPDEGPGWQGATVVSGTAAERENDRIATEAPAAQQDPFGDGLFGDDLLDDETDLDAVVRLERELLDPGVRADSARVAALLHPDFEEIGRSGRLWGRDTLIEELDGEQPSDVALEVLGADEPAAGTVLLTLRTTGVSGATLRSSLWVRDGERWRLRFHQGTPEA; this is encoded by the coding sequence CCTCGGCAATCCCGGCCCCGCCGGATGGGCATGGTATGTGGACGATTCGACGTGGGCGGCAGGGGGCTGGCCGCACGGAACCAACAACCAGGGCGAGCTCATGGCCGTGATCGACCTGCTCGAGTCGACGGCCGACGAAGACGACGACCTCGTCATCCTGTGCGACAGCCAGTACGTGATCAACGCTGTCACCAAGTGGATGCCGGGGTGGAAACGCAAGGGATGGCGCAAGGCCGACGGCTCGCCCGTGCAGAACCTCGACCTGTTGAAGCGACTGGACGATGCATTGGTCGGTCGCTCCTACGCGTTCGAATGGGTGCGCGGCCACACCGGGCACGAACTCAACGAGGCTGCCGACACTCGGGCGCGCGCGGCCGCGACGGCATATCAGAAGAAGTCCCTCCCCGACGAGGGTCCCGGCTGGCAGGGCGCAACCGTCGTTTCCGGCACAGCGGCCGAGCGGGAGAACGACCGGATCGCGACGGAGGCTCCGGCAGCGCAACAGGACCCCTTCGGTGATGGGTTGTTCGGCGATGACCTGCTCGACGACGAGACCGACCTCGATGCGGTGGTGCGTCTGGAGCGCGAACTGCTCGATCCAGGAGTGCGGGCCGACTCGGCCCGTGTCGCGGCGCTCCTCCACCCGGACTTCGAGGAGATCGGCCGGTCGGGCAGGCTCTGGGGCAGAGACACGCTGATCGAAGAGCTCGACGGCGAGCAACCGTCGGACGTCGCGCTCGAGGTGCTCGGCGCCGACGAGCCGGCAGCAGGAACCGTTCTGCTCACACTGCGGACGACGGGCGTTTCAGGCGCAACCTTGCGCAGCTCCTTGTGGGTGCGTGATGGCGAGCGGTGGCGGCTTCGATTCCACCAGGGCACGCCGGAAGCCTGA